One genomic segment of Isachenkonia alkalipeptolytica includes these proteins:
- the mltG gene encoding endolytic transglycosylase MltG — translation MKNKARILLILAITLAVLTAVGVYSYLSLIPNYLSTGANEETVTVEISEGDSLRTVANTLHEEGVIRNRYWFRRQAGEEGVDRNIRPGTYEIPPEEPFTEIFEILQVGEQRESVAVTFPEGFTLYEMGARVEDSGLATREEFIEATEDYYENQALSFDADPLFFSLEGYLYPDTYHFDEDQSAMEIVEIMANRMNQVFTTEDYELMDERDLSLHEILTKASLIERETAFDEESDLIAGVIENRLNQEMRLQIDASVIYAVGEGEEHITRVLYEHLEVENPYNTYRYHGLPPGPIAAPRESSIRAALEPAEHDYLFYVVGTEGHVFAETYDEHLENVAAYREMQDAEEEVMEEAP, via the coding sequence ATGAAAAACAAAGCTCGCATTCTATTAATCCTTGCTATTACCCTTGCTGTTCTTACCGCCGTCGGGGTCTACAGCTACCTCTCTTTGATCCCCAATTACCTTTCTACGGGGGCCAATGAAGAAACGGTTACCGTGGAGATTTCCGAAGGGGACAGCCTCCGAACCGTGGCCAATACCCTTCATGAAGAAGGGGTCATCAGAAACCGGTATTGGTTTCGACGCCAAGCGGGAGAGGAAGGGGTGGATAGAAATATTCGTCCCGGAACCTATGAAATTCCACCGGAGGAGCCCTTTACAGAAATCTTTGAAATCCTTCAAGTAGGGGAACAACGGGAATCCGTGGCGGTCACCTTCCCGGAAGGGTTTACCCTTTATGAAATGGGAGCCCGGGTGGAGGATTCCGGTCTTGCCACCCGGGAGGAATTCATCGAGGCCACGGAGGACTACTATGAGAACCAGGCCCTGAGCTTTGATGCAGACCCCCTGTTTTTCAGTTTGGAAGGCTATTTATATCCGGACACCTATCATTTCGATGAGGACCAGAGCGCCATGGAGATCGTTGAGATTATGGCGAATCGTATGAACCAGGTTTTTACCACTGAGGATTATGAGCTGATGGATGAAAGGGATCTTTCCCTCCATGAGATCCTCACCAAGGCTTCCCTGATCGAACGGGAAACCGCCTTTGACGAGGAAAGCGACTTGATTGCCGGGGTTATTGAAAACCGCCTGAACCAGGAAATGCGTTTGCAAATTGATGCCTCTGTGATTTACGCCGTGGGAGAAGGGGAGGAACATATTACCCGGGTCTTATACGAACATTTGGAAGTGGAAAACCCTTATAATACCTACCGTTACCACGGTCTTCCCCCGGGTCCCATCGCCGCTCCCAGAGAGTCTTCCATCCGTGCGGCCCTGGAACCGGCGGAGCATGACTATTTATTTTATGTGGTAGGGACCGAGGGCCATGTGTTCGCAGAAACGTACGATGAACACTTAGAAAACGTGGCGGCCTATCGGGAAATGCAGGATGCGGAGGAAGAGGTTATGGAAGAGGCCCCTTAA